A single genomic interval of Fibrobacter sp. UWB13 harbors:
- a CDS encoding acyltransferase family protein: MEQKIRSEYLDMVCGLCILHIVVSHIFQAAGMTDCSIYKYFHILFFSMSWFFFKAGMFYKKKDMLETARSSYKRLIVPFVVFSSFGFVFFFARKVFISGNDVFTTFKQIMGTFLVNGAFPGNLALWFLLSLFACRLLFNYINIKLPSYALYLCPLVCLLFSIIFHCLNISRPWYILNVSLGLFFYSAGYLLKDKQYKWSVFIIASVVLVLIAVFKDSSVSFANNSLIYGNFYLWIVYAMCAVIFVNNLLKKINIQFIPLIKIGQDSMTYYVLHMIVIDIILCVDDVFKFEKTILLALLLLSNIAILPIANVALKHSKYKWIVGL; this comes from the coding sequence ATGGAACAGAAGATTCGTTCTGAATATTTAGATATGGTATGCGGTCTTTGCATACTTCATATTGTTGTAAGTCATATATTCCAAGCTGCGGGTATGACTGATTGCTCCATTTATAAGTATTTTCACATATTGTTTTTTTCAATGAGTTGGTTTTTCTTTAAAGCAGGAATGTTTTACAAAAAAAAGGATATGCTTGAAACAGCTCGTTCTAGTTACAAAAGGTTAATTGTTCCTTTTGTCGTTTTTTCTTCATTTGGTTTTGTCTTTTTTTTTGCGAGAAAAGTTTTCATTTCTGGTAATGATGTTTTTACGACTTTTAAACAAATCATGGGAACGTTCCTAGTTAATGGAGCTTTTCCTGGCAATCTTGCTTTATGGTTTTTATTGTCTCTGTTTGCTTGTCGATTGCTTTTTAATTATATAAACATAAAATTGCCTTCATATGCATTATATCTTTGTCCATTAGTTTGTCTTTTATTTTCTATTATTTTCCATTGTTTGAATATATCGAGGCCATGGTATATTTTAAATGTTTCTCTAGGTCTTTTTTTCTATTCCGCGGGATATTTATTGAAAGATAAACAATATAAATGGAGTGTGTTTATAATCGCATCTGTTGTCCTTGTTCTTATTGCAGTATTTAAGGATAGTTCCGTATCTTTTGCAAACAACTCTCTAATTTACGGAAATTTTTATTTATGGATAGTCTATGCAATGTGTGCTGTGATTTTTGTTAACAATTTGTTAAAAAAAATTAACATACAGTTTATTCCTTTAATAAAAATAGGACAAGATTCCATGACATACTATGTGTTGCACATGATAGTTATTGATATTATTCTTTGCGTAGATGATGTTTTTAAATTTGAAAAAACGATTCTTTTGGCGTTATTGTTACTTTCTAATATCGCCATTCTACCTATAGCTAATGTTGCTTTGAAACATTCAAAATATAAGTGGATTGTGGGGTTATAG
- the rfbG gene encoding CDP-glucose 4,6-dehydratase has product MIDLFNGFYKGKRVLVTGHTGFKGSWLSIWLHELGAEVIGVGLEPYSVKDNFVLSGIGSKIKADIRADIRDLQKMKNIFAEFQPEIVFHLAAQPLVRLSYEKPVETYETNVMGTISILEAIRATESVKVGVMITTDKCYDNKEQLCGYKEDDPFGGYDPYSSSKGACEIAIQSWRRSYFNPDQFEKHGKSIASVRAGNVIGGGDWSLDRIIPDCIRALEANKPIDIRSPKSVRPWEHVLEPLSGYLLLAQKMWNKPTEYCEGWNFGPEAESVSTVWDVATELVKNFGKGELKDSSNPNSVHEAQLLMLDINKAKTRLGWKPRLDMQKCLALVADWYKRYKNEDVYKLCVEEIETFTNDKS; this is encoded by the coding sequence ATGATTGATTTGTTCAATGGTTTCTATAAAGGCAAGCGAGTCCTTGTAACCGGTCATACGGGATTCAAGGGTAGTTGGCTTTCGATTTGGCTTCATGAACTTGGAGCTGAAGTGATTGGCGTTGGTCTTGAACCGTATTCTGTAAAGGATAATTTCGTTTTGAGCGGTATCGGCTCAAAAATTAAGGCCGATATTCGTGCGGATATCCGAGACCTGCAGAAAATGAAAAATATCTTTGCTGAATTCCAGCCGGAGATTGTTTTTCATTTGGCTGCTCAACCTCTTGTCCGTCTGAGCTATGAAAAACCCGTAGAAACCTATGAAACAAATGTCATGGGGACAATCAGCATTCTCGAAGCTATTCGCGCCACTGAAAGCGTGAAGGTCGGTGTGATGATTACTACGGACAAATGCTACGACAATAAGGAACAACTTTGCGGTTACAAGGAAGACGATCCGTTTGGCGGTTACGATCCGTATAGTTCTTCGAAGGGTGCTTGCGAAATTGCCATTCAGTCATGGCGTCGGAGCTACTTTAACCCGGACCAATTCGAAAAACATGGCAAGTCGATAGCCTCTGTTCGTGCAGGCAATGTGATTGGTGGTGGCGATTGGTCCTTAGATAGAATCATACCCGATTGCATTCGTGCGTTGGAAGCTAACAAGCCAATCGACATTCGCTCGCCAAAATCGGTACGCCCGTGGGAACATGTGTTGGAACCTCTTTCTGGCTACTTGTTGCTTGCTCAGAAAATGTGGAATAAACCGACAGAATATTGCGAAGGCTGGAATTTTGGTCCTGAAGCGGAATCTGTTTCTACAGTTTGGGATGTCGCAACAGAATTGGTCAAGAATTTTGGCAAAGGCGAATTGAAAGATTCTTCTAACCCTAACTCTGTTCACGAAGCTCAATTGCTGATGCTTGACATTAACAAGGCCAAGACTCGTTTAGGCTGGAAACCGAGATTGGATATGCAAAAGTGTTTGGCTCTTGTTGCTGACTGGTATAAGCGTTATAAGAATGAAGATGTGTATAAGCTTTGTGTAGAAGAAATTGAGACTTTCACAAACGACAAATCCTAA